One bacterium DNA window includes the following coding sequences:
- a CDS encoding MATE family efflux transporter, translating to MTFVDTVMAGRLSAEALASVAAGAAVWHTIMLAGMGVLLAVSPSVAHLEGAGEHQEIGPLVRQALWIAAGLTVLTVGVGLGAGPLLRVLEVDPSLHPTILGYLRALLWGAPAMYAFLALRFLCEGMEISRPVMYFGFIGLGVNVVANYGLIYGRWGLPALGAVGCGYATSAVWCTEFIGLVVYIRRHPKLGSLGIFDHFEWPRADWIRELLRLGAPIGFSFFVEVSMFAGVALLMGSISAVAVAGHQIAINVASTTFMVALGISLATTVRVGNALGRGDLEGARRSGWLGIQVALAVQVLSAVVLVTFPRAIATIYSVDEGVIGIAAQLLVLAAVFQLSDGLQVSAAGALRGLKDTRGPMIVTVVAYWLIGLPFGYWLCFHRDLGPRGLWIGIIGGLTVAGVLLAARFRQLSRSAF from the coding sequence ATGACTTTCGTCGACACGGTCATGGCGGGCCGGCTGTCGGCCGAAGCGTTGGCCTCGGTTGCGGCCGGCGCCGCGGTCTGGCACACGATCATGCTGGCCGGCATGGGGGTCCTCCTGGCAGTTTCACCCTCCGTCGCCCATCTGGAGGGCGCCGGCGAGCATCAAGAGATCGGTCCGCTGGTGCGCCAAGCGCTCTGGATCGCCGCCGGCCTCACAGTCCTTACCGTGGGCGTCGGCCTCGGCGCCGGGCCACTCCTTCGAGTCCTCGAAGTCGATCCGTCGTTGCACCCCACCATCCTCGGATATCTTCGGGCCCTCCTCTGGGGAGCACCCGCCATGTACGCCTTCCTCGCGCTCAGATTCCTGTGCGAGGGCATGGAGATCAGCCGCCCAGTCATGTACTTCGGCTTCATTGGCCTCGGGGTCAACGTGGTCGCCAACTACGGCCTCATCTACGGCCGCTGGGGACTCCCCGCCCTCGGTGCCGTGGGCTGCGGCTACGCAACCTCCGCGGTGTGGTGCACCGAATTCATCGGGCTCGTCGTCTATATCCGTCGGCACCCCAAGCTCGGCTCTCTCGGCATCTTCGACCACTTCGAATGGCCGCGAGCCGACTGGATCCGCGAGCTTCTCCGTCTGGGCGCTCCGATCGGCTTCAGCTTCTTCGTTGAAGTCAGCATGTTCGCGGGGGTGGCGCTTCTCATGGGATCGATCAGCGCTGTCGCCGTCGCCGGTCACCAGATCGCCATCAACGTCGCGTCGACCACCTTCATGGTGGCACTTGGCATCTCGCTGGCGACAACCGTGAGGGTCGGAAACGCCCTAGGCCGAGGAGATCTCGAAGGCGCGCGCCGGTCGGGGTGGCTAGGAATCCAGGTTGCTCTCGCTGTCCAAGTACTCTCGGCCGTCGTGCTCGTGACCTTTCCGCGAGCGATCGCGACGATCTACAGCGTAGACGAGGGGGTCATCGGAATCGCGGCTCAACTTCTCGTGCTGGCCGCGGTCTTCCAGCTCTCGGATGGCCTGCAAGTCTCCGCCGCGGGCGCCCTCCGCGGCCTCAAAGACACTCGCGGCCCAATGATCGTTACCGTAGTCGCCTACTGGCTGATCGGACTGCCCTTCGGCTATTGGCTCTGCTTTCACCGCGACCTCGGTCCGCGAGGATTGTGGATCGGCATCATCGGTGGGCTGACCGTAGCGGGGGTTCTGCTGGCTGCGCGCTTCCGGCAGCTGAGTCGGTCGGCGTTCTAG
- a CDS encoding DinB family protein, with protein MSRTPPAFVRFANTRSRTLDLVEHLSQEQMDFSPGKDTWSAGQVLDHLIQVDRVFREEFEELLNRWKKKGGGPVTIIRSLSDAGFSLPMVPKALLPLFDVPAAMAGVFIPRPFREVVFRNRAVPAKAPRRIKPTRGRSTGELLRELRDFADYLDEFFTGHPDVDWERLRYYNPLTGFTNLPGILSFVGSHERRHQDQIRDILMSERFPTAS; from the coding sequence ATGAGCAGGACTCCTCCAGCTTTTGTTCGATTCGCCAACACCCGGAGCCGGACCCTGGACCTGGTCGAGCATCTGAGCCAGGAACAGATGGACTTTTCGCCCGGCAAGGACACTTGGTCCGCGGGGCAGGTCCTCGACCATTTGATCCAGGTGGACCGCGTCTTTCGCGAGGAGTTCGAGGAGCTGCTGAATCGGTGGAAGAAGAAGGGCGGAGGCCCCGTGACCATAATTCGCTCGCTCTCCGACGCCGGCTTCTCGCTGCCCATGGTTCCCAAGGCTCTGCTGCCGCTGTTCGACGTCCCCGCGGCAATGGCCGGCGTGTTCATTCCGCGTCCATTCCGCGAAGTGGTGTTTCGTAACCGCGCGGTCCCGGCCAAGGCGCCGCGCCGGATCAAACCGACCAGGGGACGTTCAACCGGCGAGCTGCTTCGCGAGCTCAGAGACTTTGCCGACTACCTCGACGAGTTCTTCACCGGCCACCCCGACGTCGATTGGGAGCGGCTCCGCTACTACAATCCGTTGACCGGTTTTACCAACCTGCCGGGCATCTTGAGCTTCGTCGGCAGCCACGAACGCCGACACCAAGATCAGATTCGCGACATCCTGATGTCAGAGAGATTCCCCACCGCCTCATAG
- a CDS encoding S9 family peptidase: protein MATRLKLCGLLLLLFAAIPAQMALAETATQPRLTPEMVVDLERVTAVAISPDGRAVAYTVEVARKEDDEPGDSYSELWVASLEDGKTRHYAGHSEEINSPAWSPDGELITFRLKREKVHKEVQIYAIPARGGEARLLTRQSADVQSYRWSPDGKWIAFAAKDHDTEARTKEKEGGQDWVVWGEEPKHRHLWLLSVNTGESQRLFSADLDAREIHWTPDGESVVFQATTTALIDDEYMFTQIYRAPALGDEDPEVVTPTEGKLGHMAISPDGKTLAYLGATSLNDPVAQSLFVVPLNGGFARNLTQNYAGSAANLAWKDNQTIALLSAEGESHALLDVNIRSGKREPANLDGLVVRQFDCSTATGALAVAAESPAHPAELFFRESGKGSLQRLSRHSRILEDIRLASQEVIQWKGAEDWDIHGVLTYPLDYEKGQRYPLVLQVHGGPEGVSLNGWTTTPGYPVQLLAARGYAVLQPNYRGSSGRGVAFSKADHDDLGGTEFEDILAGVDALVERGLADPDRVGTGGWSYGGYMSAWAATRHSERFRASVVAAGLTNWIAFAGSTDIPYEMSIVHWNSWWFDEPELHWRRSPLAHINKARTPTLIVTGAEDERVHPEQAMELHTGLRIKDVPTQMVFYPREPHGLDERAHRLDFIGRTLDWFDKYLSAPKVEAMEDRRD from the coding sequence ATGGCGACCCGATTGAAGCTCTGTGGACTCCTCCTGCTCCTTTTCGCGGCCATTCCCGCCCAGATGGCCCTTGCCGAGACGGCAACGCAGCCTCGGCTCACACCCGAAATGGTCGTCGACCTCGAGCGCGTCACGGCGGTCGCGATCTCGCCCGACGGCCGTGCCGTGGCCTACACGGTCGAGGTCGCGCGCAAGGAGGATGACGAGCCCGGCGACTCGTACTCGGAGCTTTGGGTCGCGAGCCTGGAGGACGGCAAGACCCGTCACTATGCCGGCCATAGTGAGGAGATCAACTCCCCCGCCTGGTCACCGGACGGCGAATTGATCACTTTCCGGCTCAAGCGAGAGAAGGTCCACAAAGAAGTCCAGATCTATGCCATTCCTGCGCGCGGCGGTGAAGCGCGCCTGTTGACCCGTCAGAGCGCGGATGTCCAGAGCTATCGCTGGTCCCCGGACGGCAAGTGGATCGCCTTTGCCGCCAAGGACCACGACACCGAGGCGCGCACGAAAGAGAAGGAGGGTGGCCAGGACTGGGTGGTCTGGGGCGAGGAACCCAAGCATCGCCACCTGTGGCTGCTGAGCGTCAACACCGGCGAAAGCCAGCGGCTTTTCAGTGCCGACCTCGATGCCCGTGAGATCCACTGGACGCCCGACGGCGAGAGCGTCGTGTTCCAAGCCACCACCACGGCCCTGATCGACGACGAGTACATGTTCACCCAGATCTACCGGGCACCGGCTCTTGGAGACGAGGATCCAGAAGTCGTCACTCCCACCGAGGGCAAGCTCGGTCACATGGCGATCTCACCCGACGGCAAGACCCTCGCCTATTTGGGTGCTACCAGCCTCAATGATCCGGTTGCCCAGAGCCTGTTCGTCGTTCCCCTGAACGGCGGGTTTGCTCGCAACCTCACCCAGAACTACGCGGGCAGCGCCGCCAATCTGGCCTGGAAGGACAACCAGACGATCGCTCTGCTCTCGGCCGAGGGCGAAAGCCACGCGCTGCTCGATGTCAACATCCGAAGCGGCAAGCGCGAGCCGGCAAACCTCGACGGTCTGGTCGTTCGCCAGTTCGACTGCTCGACGGCGACCGGAGCTCTGGCGGTCGCGGCCGAATCCCCGGCTCATCCCGCCGAGCTCTTCTTCCGAGAATCCGGCAAAGGTTCCCTGCAGCGGCTCAGCCGGCACAGCCGGATCCTGGAAGACATCCGTCTGGCAAGTCAGGAAGTCATCCAGTGGAAGGGCGCCGAAGACTGGGACATTCACGGCGTTCTGACCTATCCGCTCGACTACGAAAAGGGGCAACGGTACCCGCTGGTTCTGCAGGTTCACGGAGGTCCGGAGGGCGTCAGCCTCAACGGCTGGACAACAACGCCCGGATACCCGGTGCAGCTCCTGGCCGCTCGAGGCTACGCCGTACTGCAACCGAACTACCGCGGCAGCTCCGGCCGCGGTGTCGCGTTCAGCAAAGCAGACCACGACGACCTCGGAGGCACCGAGTTCGAGGACATCCTGGCCGGCGTCGATGCCCTGGTCGAGCGCGGCCTCGCCGATCCCGACCGTGTCGGTACGGGCGGCTGGTCCTACGGCGGCTACATGTCGGCCTGGGCCGCGACCCGGCACAGCGAGCGCTTCCGAGCCTCGGTAGTCGCCGCCGGCCTAACCAACTGGATCGCCTTTGCCGGCTCCACCGACATCCCCTATGAGATGTCCATCGTGCACTGGAACTCATGGTGGTTCGACGAGCCGGAGCTGCACTGGCGGCGCTCGCCGCTGGCTCACATCAACAAGGCGCGCACCCCCACACTGATCGTGACCGGGGCTGAGGACGAGCGGGTCCACCCCGAGCAAGCCATGGAGCTGCACACCGGGCTCCGGATCAAGGACGTCCCGACCCAGATGGTGTTTTATCCGCGCGAGCCTCACGGGCTCGACGAGCGCGCCCACCGTCTCGACTTCATCGGCAGGACGCTGGACTGGTTCGACAAGTACCTGTCGGCGCCGAAGGTCGAAGCGATGGAAGACCGCAGGGACTGA
- a CDS encoding S9 family peptidase: MPEDYLGVAQILEMERVSSPQISPDGSQVIYGRRHVDDLADRWESELWIVNADGSRHRFLTQGSNPLWSPDGTRIAYTAADEGGATQIYVRWMSDGATSQVTRVHETPGSMRWSPDGESIAFLMLVPEKEEWNIELPKSPEGAEWTKPPRLVTKTHYRQDYRGFLEEGFTHVFVVPADGGTARQLTEGSWNAGARFSGMEFGGGISWTSDGREILFDGLMDEKPELDGYRQNYIYAVDVASEEVRQVVTEKGDWQGPVVSPDGQTVAFAGFPYTLQSYQASDLYIAPVAGGDPRKTSGDLDRDAEQLFWSPDSGGVYFQAGDRGTRNIYFAPLRGKLRQVTEGVHMLSLASSSQGETAAATRSSYQEPADVVLLNLAGDGGGKQLTRVNEDSLTGERMGEVEEIWYTSTDGTQVQGWIVKPPEFDENEDYPMILHVHGGPHAMYNVGFSLFYQNLAAHGYLVLYTNPRGSTGYGTEFGNAIDKSYPSVDHDDLMAGVDAVLDRGYVDEDRLYVTGCSGGGVLSSWAIGQTDRFAAAAVRCPVTNWISFAGTADIVQWGYHRFDGYFWDKPDKWLEHSPLMHVGKVTTPTLLMTGELDLRTPMAQTEEYYAALKVQGVETAMLRFNDEYHGTTTKPSNFMRTVLYLVDWFGKHSRAEEEAAE, encoded by the coding sequence ATGCCCGAGGACTACCTTGGCGTCGCCCAGATTCTCGAGATGGAGCGGGTCTCGAGCCCGCAGATCTCGCCGGACGGATCCCAGGTGATCTACGGCCGTCGGCACGTCGACGATCTCGCCGACCGGTGGGAATCGGAGCTGTGGATCGTCAACGCCGACGGCTCGAGACACCGATTCCTGACCCAGGGCTCGAATCCGCTGTGGTCCCCGGATGGAACGCGAATCGCCTACACGGCCGCCGACGAAGGGGGAGCGACCCAGATCTACGTGCGCTGGATGAGTGATGGGGCGACGTCGCAGGTGACGCGGGTTCACGAGACGCCCGGCAGCATGCGCTGGTCGCCGGACGGCGAGTCGATCGCGTTTCTCATGCTCGTGCCGGAGAAGGAGGAATGGAACATCGAGCTGCCCAAGTCGCCGGAAGGAGCGGAATGGACCAAGCCCCCGCGCTTGGTGACGAAAACCCACTACCGGCAGGACTATCGAGGCTTCTTGGAGGAGGGCTTTACCCACGTGTTCGTGGTTCCGGCCGACGGTGGCACGGCACGGCAGCTTACCGAGGGTTCTTGGAACGCCGGTGCGCGTTTCTCGGGGATGGAGTTTGGAGGCGGAATCTCATGGACGTCCGACGGCCGGGAGATCCTCTTCGACGGGCTGATGGACGAAAAGCCCGAGCTCGATGGCTACCGCCAGAACTACATCTATGCGGTGGATGTCGCCAGTGAAGAGGTCCGCCAAGTGGTCACTGAAAAGGGCGACTGGCAAGGACCGGTGGTCTCTCCAGACGGCCAGACGGTCGCTTTCGCGGGTTTCCCGTACACGCTGCAGAGCTACCAGGCATCGGATCTCTATATCGCACCCGTGGCCGGTGGCGACCCGCGCAAAACCTCGGGCGATCTGGATCGCGACGCCGAGCAGCTTTTCTGGAGTCCGGACAGCGGCGGTGTCTACTTTCAGGCCGGCGACCGCGGTACGCGCAACATCTACTTCGCGCCGCTGCGAGGGAAGTTGCGCCAGGTCACCGAGGGAGTGCATATGCTCTCCCTCGCCTCGTCGAGTCAGGGCGAGACCGCTGCGGCGACCCGGTCGTCCTACCAGGAGCCGGCCGACGTGGTCCTGCTGAACCTGGCCGGCGACGGCGGCGGCAAACAGCTGACTAGGGTCAACGAGGACAGCCTGACCGGCGAAAGGATGGGTGAGGTCGAGGAGATCTGGTACACCTCGACCGACGGCACCCAAGTGCAGGGGTGGATCGTCAAGCCCCCCGAGTTCGACGAGAACGAGGACTACCCGATGATTCTCCACGTCCATGGCGGTCCACACGCCATGTATAACGTTGGCTTCAGCCTCTTCTATCAGAACCTGGCGGCTCACGGGTACCTGGTGCTGTACACAAATCCGCGCGGCAGCACCGGCTACGGTACCGAGTTCGGCAACGCCATCGACAAGTCGTACCCGAGTGTCGATCACGACGATCTGATGGCGGGGGTCGACGCGGTGCTGGATAGGGGCTACGTGGACGAGGATCGGTTGTATGTGACCGGCTGCAGCGGTGGGGGGGTGCTGTCGAGCTGGGCGATCGGCCAGACCGATCGTTTCGCGGCCGCGGCGGTGCGATGTCCGGTGACCAACTGGATCAGCTTCGCCGGCACGGCCGATATCGTCCAGTGGGGCTACCATCGCTTCGACGGCTACTTCTGGGACAAACCCGACAAGTGGCTCGAGCATTCGCCGCTGATGCACGTCGGCAAGGTGACCACGCCAACCCTGCTGATGACCGGCGAGCTGGACCTGAGAACGCCGATGGCCCAGACCGAGGAGTACTACGCGGCGTTGAAGGTCCAGGGCGTCGAGACCGCGATGCTGCGATTCAACGACGAGTACCACGGCACGACCACCAAGCCATCGAATTTCATGCGCACGGTGCTCTATTTAGTCGACTGGTTCGGCAAGCATTCGAGGGCGGAAGAGGAAGCGGCGGAGTAG
- a CDS encoding alpha/beta fold hydrolase codes for MNGAASHRESVPVEGLEAVNGTELWVKRMGSGEPIVVVHGGPVLEHGYLLPHLAPLAEHYELVFFDQRLSGRSAPEVEESSVRLANLAEDIEALRKALGLKRIHLMGHSWGGLLAMHYAVRYESNLSSLVLLDTMAASAALWRQEQGILGEMMTDELRAERQAILVTEAFAERRPEAIEKLLKLSFKTQFHDPAKLARLELYVPEDYMARSQLFDKLGADLESFDLHEELKSLMVPALVLFGDAEPGAVLGGAAIHKALPASEFVLIEDAGHFPFIEQQEAVLGAIVEFLREVEAVATAE; via the coding sequence GTGAACGGAGCCGCGTCTCACCGCGAGTCCGTGCCGGTTGAAGGACTCGAAGCCGTTAACGGGACCGAGCTGTGGGTCAAGCGCATGGGCTCGGGCGAGCCGATAGTGGTCGTCCATGGGGGGCCGGTTCTGGAACACGGCTATCTCTTGCCGCATCTGGCGCCGCTGGCTGAGCACTACGAGCTCGTCTTTTTCGATCAGCGCCTGTCGGGCCGATCGGCGCCCGAGGTCGAGGAGAGCAGCGTGCGGCTGGCCAACCTCGCCGAGGACATCGAGGCGCTACGGAAGGCCCTGGGGTTGAAGCGCATCCACCTCATGGGGCACTCCTGGGGTGGCCTGCTCGCGATGCACTACGCCGTGCGCTACGAGTCGAATCTCAGCTCCCTGGTCCTCCTGGACACCATGGCCGCGAGCGCGGCCCTCTGGCGCCAGGAACAAGGAATTCTGGGGGAGATGATGACCGACGAGCTCAGGGCCGAGCGCCAGGCGATTCTGGTGACCGAGGCGTTTGCCGAGCGGCGACCGGAGGCGATCGAGAAGCTGCTCAAGCTCTCGTTCAAGACCCAGTTCCACGATCCGGCGAAGCTCGCCAGGCTCGAGCTCTACGTGCCCGAGGACTACATGGCCCGCAGCCAGCTGTTCGACAAGCTCGGTGCGGACCTCGAAAGCTTCGATCTGCACGAGGAGCTGAAAAGCTTGATGGTCCCGGCGCTGGTTCTCTTCGGCGACGCCGAACCGGGTGCCGTCCTCGGCGGCGCCGCGATCCACAAGGCCCTGCCGGCCTCTGAGTTCGTGCTGATCGAGGATGCCGGCCACTTCCCGTTCATCGAGCAGCAGGAAGCTGTTCTTGGTGCGATCGTGGAGTTTTTGAGGGAGGTCGAAGCGGTGGCGACAGCCGAGTGA
- a CDS encoding ornithine cyclodeaminase family protein (catalyzes the interconversion of alanine and pyruvate) codes for METLILTQSEVRSVLTMERAVSAVEEAFVAFGRGETQMPAKVYLDLSKYDGDFRAMPSYASGSAGVKWVNSHPENPHRYGLPTVQGIYILSDPATAIPLAVMDATYLTAARTGAAAGVASRYLARNDSKSVGFIGCGVQAHTALAALRVALGEDLEVVAHDRESDVAEAFATEVGGRAASAREASGSDVVCTSTPSRKPVVDRAWILPGTHINALGADGPGKQELDIAILKDAKVVIDDLHQAEGGGEINVALSRGELEVEDLYASLGEVAAGMKPGREASDELTVFDSTGLAIQDVAVARIVYEQAKAKGLGGGVDFLG; via the coding sequence ATGGAAACCCTGATTCTCACCCAGTCCGAGGTTCGATCGGTCTTGACCATGGAACGCGCGGTGTCGGCGGTCGAGGAGGCCTTTGTCGCCTTCGGTCGCGGGGAGACCCAGATGCCCGCGAAGGTGTATCTCGACCTTTCGAAGTACGACGGCGACTTCCGGGCCATGCCATCCTATGCGAGCGGCTCGGCGGGGGTGAAATGGGTGAACTCCCATCCCGAGAACCCGCATCGCTACGGTCTGCCGACGGTGCAGGGGATCTACATCCTGAGCGACCCGGCAACGGCGATACCGCTGGCGGTGATGGATGCCACCTACCTGACCGCGGCCCGAACGGGTGCCGCCGCCGGCGTGGCGTCGAGGTACCTGGCGCGGAATGACTCCAAGAGTGTTGGCTTCATTGGATGCGGGGTTCAGGCGCACACGGCACTCGCCGCATTGCGCGTGGCCCTTGGCGAGGATCTCGAGGTGGTTGCTCATGACCGCGAGAGCGATGTCGCGGAGGCGTTCGCCACGGAGGTCGGCGGGAGAGCTGCCAGCGCGCGGGAGGCCTCCGGCAGCGACGTCGTATGCACTTCGACGCCGTCGCGTAAGCCGGTCGTCGACCGAGCCTGGATCCTGCCTGGAACGCACATCAACGCTCTGGGAGCCGACGGGCCGGGCAAGCAGGAGTTGGATATCGCGATCCTCAAAGATGCCAAGGTAGTGATCGACGACCTTCACCAGGCGGAAGGCGGTGGCGAGATCAACGTGGCCCTGAGCCGCGGCGAGCTCGAGGTCGAAGATCTTTACGCCAGCCTCGGCGAGGTCGCGGCGGGGATGAAGCCGGGAAGGGAGGCGAGCGACGAACTCACGGTCTTCGATTCGACCGGTCTCGCGATTCAAGACGTCGCCGTGGCGCGAATCGTCTACGAGCAGGCGAAGGCGAAGGGACTGGGGGGGGGCGTGGATTTCCTCGGCTAG
- a CDS encoding OmpA family protein, translated as MRKLRPSSNSGRLVAMTAILALLATTSGCAWIRNQTAPTTTKRDKTKKGAGYGAAAGAAAAILKGEREADEILAGAAVGAAVGAGVGHYMDRQEERFARIPGTTLERVSSDVLLVRFDSNVLFAVDSATIGAGGRSTLEDVAVILNDYEKTAVVVQGHTDSTGSEEHNFDLSERRAKAVRNHLADRGVTAGRMTALGYGEGYPVASNASESGRRRNRRVDILLKAKAV; from the coding sequence ATGCGCAAGCTACGCCCATCGAGCAACTCGGGCCGACTGGTCGCAATGACGGCGATTCTGGCCCTCTTGGCGACCACTTCCGGGTGCGCCTGGATCCGTAACCAGACGGCACCGACGACCACCAAGCGAGACAAGACCAAGAAGGGGGCCGGCTATGGCGCCGCCGCGGGTGCCGCCGCGGCCATCCTCAAGGGTGAGCGCGAGGCCGACGAGATCCTCGCCGGGGCCGCCGTCGGTGCTGCCGTCGGTGCGGGAGTCGGGCACTACATGGACCGACAGGAAGAGCGATTCGCGCGCATCCCGGGGACGACGCTGGAGCGAGTCAGCAGCGACGTTCTGCTGGTCCGGTTCGACTCGAACGTGCTGTTCGCGGTCGATTCAGCGACGATCGGCGCAGGCGGCCGCTCGACCCTCGAGGACGTAGCCGTGATTTTGAACGACTACGAGAAGACGGCGGTCGTCGTCCAGGGCCACACCGACTCGACCGGCAGCGAAGAGCACAACTTTGACCTGTCCGAGCGACGCGCCAAAGCCGTGCGCAACCACCTGGCGGACCGCGGCGTCACCGCAGGCAGGATGACCGCGCTCGGCTACGGCGAAGGCTATCCGGTGGCCTCCAACGCCAGCGAATCCGGGCGCCGTCGCAACCGACGGGTGGATATCCTGCTCAAGGCCAAGGCCGTGTAG
- a CDS encoding DUF429 domain-containing protein, whose amino-acid sequence MVQSVNRALAIDWSGDRKVGHLKIWLCEVANGQVWRLERGRRREAIASYLIEEADYNPGLVVGLDFAFSFPAAFLEKRKHKGVGTVWKEAEQRGEDWLTHCPFPFWGKPGTTKPSKGTPLLRGTDLAVAEEVGRTPKSVFQIGGPGAVGVGSLRGMPMLRELREAGFSIWPFDPPRLPLVVEIWPRVFMGGVKKSRRDERTRFLDEFCPGVKGSRRSAAEASDDAFDALVSALAMDRHREEFEQLVRAKNPITRLEGEIWRPGL is encoded by the coding sequence ATGGTCCAATCCGTCAACCGAGCCCTGGCCATAGATTGGTCGGGCGATCGCAAGGTAGGACACTTGAAGATCTGGCTCTGCGAGGTGGCGAATGGACAAGTGTGGCGGCTGGAGAGGGGACGGAGGAGGGAGGCGATCGCCTCGTACTTGATCGAGGAGGCCGACTACAACCCCGGGCTCGTGGTGGGTTTGGATTTCGCGTTCTCGTTTCCGGCGGCCTTCTTGGAGAAGCGGAAGCACAAAGGGGTCGGAACGGTGTGGAAGGAGGCGGAGCAGCGCGGCGAGGATTGGCTGACTCACTGCCCGTTCCCGTTCTGGGGCAAGCCTGGGACCACGAAGCCGTCGAAGGGAACACCGCTACTGCGAGGAACGGATCTCGCCGTCGCGGAGGAGGTCGGACGGACGCCCAAGTCGGTATTTCAGATCGGAGGACCCGGGGCGGTGGGTGTCGGCAGCTTGCGCGGGATGCCGATGCTGCGCGAGCTACGAGAGGCCGGGTTCTCCATCTGGCCGTTCGATCCGCCGCGGTTGCCCCTGGTGGTCGAAATCTGGCCGAGAGTTTTCATGGGCGGGGTGAAGAAGTCGCGCCGGGACGAGCGTACGAGGTTCTTGGATGAGTTTTGTCCTGGAGTGAAAGGGAGTCGGCGGTCTGCCGCCGAGGCGAGCGACGACGCCTTCGACGCGCTGGTCTCGGCGCTTGCGATGGACCGGCACCGCGAAGAGTTCGAGCAGTTGGTGCGGGCGAAGAACCCGATCACACGGCTGGAGGGCGAGATCTGGCGCCCGGGGCTGTAG
- a CDS encoding class I SAM-dependent methyltransferase: MGFYGTHILPKIVDLTCGQKSTMRQREKIVPLATGRVLDVGIGSGHNLPYYDAARVTKLWGLDPAAEMTRMARARARTVEFEVEFIGLPGEEVPLGDASIDTVVITYALCTIPDAVAALAEVRRVLTPNGRLLFCEHGAAPDPKVRRWQDRINPVWKRFAGGCHLNRIIPETIEQGGFRIEEMQTMYLPGWRPASFNYWGSAVPDERSRLPRALR, translated from the coding sequence ATGGGCTTCTACGGTACACATATCCTGCCGAAGATCGTGGATCTGACCTGCGGTCAGAAGTCGACAATGCGCCAACGCGAGAAGATCGTGCCTCTCGCCACGGGCCGCGTTCTCGATGTTGGAATCGGGTCGGGGCACAATCTTCCCTACTACGACGCCGCTCGCGTGACCAAGCTCTGGGGTCTCGACCCCGCGGCGGAAATGACCCGGATGGCCCGAGCGCGCGCTCGAACGGTGGAGTTCGAGGTCGAGTTCATCGGCCTTCCCGGGGAGGAGGTCCCTCTCGGAGACGCGAGCATCGACACCGTGGTCATCACCTATGCTCTTTGCACGATTCCGGACGCGGTCGCCGCTCTGGCGGAGGTGCGGCGCGTCCTCACGCCGAACGGCCGACTCCTCTTCTGCGAACACGGCGCTGCACCCGATCCCAAGGTGCGCCGCTGGCAGGATCGAATCAACCCGGTCTGGAAGCGCTTCGCTGGAGGTTGCCATCTGAACCGCATCATCCCTGAAACCATCGAGCAAGGCGGCTTCCGCATCGAAGAGATGCAGACGATGTATCTTCCGGGATGGCGACCCGCGAGCTTCAACTACTGGGGCAGCGCGGTGCCCGATGAACGATCAAGACTCCCTCGTGCACTCCGATGA
- a CDS encoding protein-glutamate O-methyltransferase CheR, producing MRDSECIAFLQWALPKLGLRWEGFRKPRRQVCRRIKRRIEELGLESLDGYRRRLAAEETPSPEWLQLDSFCRVTISRFFRDRAMWEALGREVLPVLTGAARDESRTVIRAWSAGCASGEEPYSLCLLWKVVGAPSRADAALEVVATDSDERLLVRARRAVYPSGCLRELPERRRSEAFRETAAGEYELREELRRGVTFRCEDVREAAPPGPFDLVLCRNLAWTYFDASVQRRVLERIVSVLCPGGFLLIGGHEVLPEGGKGLERVGRSIFRRV from the coding sequence GTGCGAGATTCCGAATGCATCGCGTTTCTGCAGTGGGCGCTGCCCAAGCTGGGACTGCGCTGGGAGGGTTTTCGCAAGCCGCGGCGGCAGGTGTGCCGGCGAATCAAGAGACGGATCGAGGAGCTCGGACTCGAGAGTCTTGACGGCTACCGCCGCAGACTCGCGGCCGAAGAGACGCCCAGCCCTGAGTGGCTGCAGCTCGATTCGTTCTGCCGGGTCACCATCTCGCGTTTCTTTCGGGATCGGGCGATGTGGGAAGCGTTGGGGCGGGAGGTGTTACCGGTGCTCACTGGTGCCGCCCGTGACGAGAGCCGGACGGTGATCCGAGCCTGGAGCGCGGGCTGCGCTTCGGGTGAGGAGCCATATAGCCTTTGCCTGCTATGGAAGGTTGTGGGGGCGCCCTCGCGAGCCGATGCTGCTCTGGAAGTCGTGGCGACCGACTCCGACGAGCGCCTCCTGGTACGAGCGCGGAGGGCAGTCTACCCGTCCGGATGCCTGCGAGAGCTGCCTGAGCGGCGGAGAAGCGAGGCTTTCCGGGAGACCGCGGCCGGCGAGTACGAGCTGCGCGAGGAACTCCGTCGCGGCGTCACGTTTCGATGCGAGGACGTGCGGGAAGCGGCGCCACCGGGGCCGTTCGATCTCGTTTTGTGCCGTAACCTGGCCTGGACCTACTTTGACGCGAGCGTCCAGCGGAGAGTGTTAGAGCGGATCGTGTCGGTTCTGTGTCCCGGCGGTTTTCTCCTTATCGGCGGGCACGAGGTACTCCCCGAGGGTGGAAAGGGGCTCGAAAGGGTGGGGCGGTCGATCTTCCGGCGGGTGTGA